A part of Blastocatellia bacterium genomic DNA contains:
- a CDS encoding FAD-binding oxidoreductase, which yields MAQQNELAAIVGKEWVRAGRDVQTFAIDDVCPSWLVYPGSVDELAAIMRCARQREWIVVPAGFGAGLGLGNRLSRVDIVVSTQRLNQILEYTPEDLTAAVQAGCSLASFNAVLQEHGQWLPLDPPQPERASLGAIAATADFGPLRLGFGLPRDYVIGMQVVQPDGTVIKSGGRVVKNVAGYDLNKLFVGSLGTLGIIAQLNLKLRPLPPADATCSVQADTLEALDDLIRLVAASELLPAALVSCSADTAEHVWPDCSHSGWLCLIRFLDAEAAVAYQLTRLHELARTSAVRCEQLEASRAHMIWQRIRDLRAAPAANLVLRLHVRPSDVSRLFSLVGNCLAEGCDQVLLCSYNRVGAMIACARSEPTVAIQSNLCDRLHQLRRQCQMMDGSMIIERAPTNIKQAIDVWGEVGSSIGLMRSLKQQFDPKRILNPGRFVGGI from the coding sequence ATGGCGCAACAGAACGAGCTCGCGGCTATTGTCGGCAAAGAATGGGTTAGGGCTGGACGTGACGTTCAGACATTTGCCATAGATGATGTGTGTCCGAGCTGGCTCGTGTATCCGGGCAGTGTTGACGAGTTGGCCGCTATTATGCGTTGCGCGCGGCAGCGGGAGTGGATCGTTGTTCCAGCCGGGTTCGGCGCAGGGTTGGGGCTGGGCAACCGGCTTTCGCGCGTAGATATTGTTGTGTCCACGCAACGACTCAATCAAATCCTCGAGTATACGCCGGAAGATTTAACAGCCGCTGTTCAAGCCGGCTGCTCGCTCGCTTCCTTCAATGCTGTGCTTCAAGAACACGGCCAGTGGCTGCCGCTAGACCCACCTCAGCCGGAACGCGCGTCGCTTGGCGCTATCGCCGCAACTGCCGATTTTGGACCGCTTCGACTGGGATTCGGCCTGCCCCGCGATTACGTTATCGGCATGCAGGTGGTACAGCCGGATGGAACGGTGATCAAGAGCGGCGGCCGGGTTGTCAAGAACGTGGCTGGTTATGACCTGAATAAGCTGTTTGTTGGTAGCCTGGGAACGCTTGGCATCATCGCGCAATTGAATCTAAAACTGCGTCCGCTGCCACCAGCGGATGCCACCTGTTCGGTTCAAGCTGACACGCTCGAGGCGCTTGATGACCTGATTCGGTTGGTGGCGGCGTCGGAATTGTTGCCGGCGGCGCTGGTCTCATGCTCAGCCGATACAGCCGAGCATGTGTGGCCTGATTGTTCGCACTCAGGATGGCTCTGCCTGATTCGATTTCTCGACGCTGAAGCGGCCGTCGCCTATCAACTGACACGACTGCATGAACTCGCCAGGACCAGTGCGGTCCGGTGCGAACAGCTCGAAGCGTCGCGCGCCCACATGATCTGGCAACGCATCCGCGATCTTCGGGCAGCCCCAGCAGCCAATCTCGTGCTGCGCCTGCATGTACGACCTTCTGATGTGAGTCGTTTGTTCTCCTTGGTAGGAAATTGCTTGGCGGAGGGCTGTGACCAGGTGCTGCTCTGCTCCTACAACCGAGTCGGAGCGATGATCGCTTGCGCACGAAGCGAGCCAACCGTCGCCATCCAGTCAAATCTCTGCGACCGACTGCATCAACTCCGTCGCCAATGTCAGATGATGGACGGCTCCATGATTATTGAACGCGCGCCGACGAACATCAAACAGGCGATTGATGTCTGGGGTGAGGTTGGCTCGTCCATCGGGCTGATGCGCTCATTGAAACAACAATTCGATCCCAAGCGCATTCTGAATCCTGGACGCTTCGTCGGCGGCATCTAG
- a CDS encoding heterodisulfide reductase-related iron-sulfur binding cluster, translating to MVATAFTRLLEAETEKLLACVHCGLCLPHCPTYVQQGDENDSPRGRLYLMRAVAEGRLSPTADAFRRHIDLCVGCRACETACPSGVRYGHLLETARHQIIEARGTQRSWQERLIRWLMRQIFTSPRRLRMLFSIARVLRRSAIVQMLIDEQIIPARPSILRKGLAMVLATEPGSWQPPEALVTSSSDERHKPAAAGSPRLALFAGCVVRELFAHTNRATINVLRAHGCLVDDPSGQVCCGALHAHTGDLETARQLAKENIEVFEAEHFDAIIVNAAGCGAMLKEYGTLLGDDQKFAERARTFSSKVRDICEFLAQHGFAPGPTPVNVRVTYDAPCHLHHAQQVIHEPLELIRKIPGIEFVPLPQAESCCGSAGIYNLLHAEMAEAILQKKLAAIRSTQAQIVLTGNAGCLMHIGSGARLEGLSVQVMHPIELIARTYTK from the coding sequence ATGGTAGCAACGGCATTCACACGTTTGCTGGAGGCAGAGACTGAGAAGCTGTTGGCCTGCGTTCATTGCGGCCTCTGTTTGCCGCATTGTCCGACGTATGTACAACAGGGCGATGAAAACGATTCGCCGCGTGGACGTCTCTACCTGATGAGAGCAGTGGCTGAAGGCCGGCTCAGCCCAACGGCTGATGCGTTCCGGCGCCACATAGACTTGTGTGTGGGCTGCCGCGCCTGCGAAACGGCCTGTCCATCAGGTGTTCGATATGGCCATTTGTTAGAAACAGCCCGGCACCAGATCATTGAAGCAAGGGGCACCCAACGCTCATGGCAAGAGCGATTGATCCGGTGGCTCATGCGACAGATTTTCACGTCGCCACGACGGTTGCGAATGCTGTTTTCCATAGCGCGTGTCCTCAGGCGCAGCGCGATCGTCCAGATGCTGATTGACGAACAAATCATTCCCGCTCGGCCGTCCATCCTGCGCAAAGGATTGGCCATGGTGCTCGCTACCGAGCCTGGTTCGTGGCAGCCACCAGAGGCATTGGTGACATCGTCATCTGATGAGCGCCACAAACCTGCTGCGGCTGGCTCGCCGCGCTTGGCCTTGTTTGCTGGATGTGTCGTGCGCGAGTTGTTTGCTCATACCAACCGCGCCACCATCAATGTGCTGCGTGCGCACGGCTGTCTGGTGGACGATCCATCGGGTCAGGTTTGCTGTGGCGCGCTTCACGCGCACACCGGTGATCTGGAAACCGCCCGGCAACTTGCTAAAGAAAACATCGAGGTATTTGAAGCCGAGCACTTCGACGCCATCATTGTCAACGCAGCCGGATGCGGAGCGATGCTGAAAGAATATGGGACGCTGCTCGGTGATGATCAGAAATTCGCTGAGCGAGCTCGCACATTCAGCTCAAAAGTTCGCGACATCTGCGAATTTCTCGCTCAGCATGGGTTCGCGCCTGGCCCTACTCCTGTTAATGTCCGGGTGACATACGATGCGCCCTGCCATTTGCATCATGCTCAACAAGTGATCCACGAGCCGCTTGAGTTGATCCGAAAAATTCCCGGCATCGAATTTGTTCCGTTGCCGCAGGCCGAGAGTTGCTGTGGTAGCGCCGGCATTTACAACTTGCTGCATGCGGAGATGGCCGAAGCCATCCTCCAGAAGAAACTCGCCGCGATTCGATCCACGCAGGCGCAGATCGTGTTGACGGGCAACGCCGGTTGCCTCATGCACATCGGCAGCGGTGCTCGGCTTGAAGGGCTGTCGGTGCAGGTGATGCACCCGATTGAGTTGATCGCCCGCACGTATACCAAATAG
- the glmS gene encoding glutamine--fructose-6-phosphate transaminase (isomerizing): MCGIIGYVGNKQVVPVLLDGLRRLEYRGYDSAGVAVVDHGRLEIRRAAGKLRNLEEAIRLKPLDGSFGIGHTRWATHGRPTEENAHPHRDCTGQVVVVHNGIIENYLSLKKALQRQDHVFITETDTEVIAHQIEQFRREGMDLEQAVRATVEQLQGIFALAILSADVPQTILAARQGPPVVIGIGKDEYFVASDIPAILPHTRDVCFLGDGELAVLSPEGVRVTSFQGDPVTPVRQRINWDPILAEKGGFKHFMLKEIYEQPRAVRDTIKDRLSLETGNVYLDELDISPDEFRRFREMTIVACGTSLHAAMYGRYIIEELARLPVQVDYASEFRYRTTLIDEHSLVLAISQSGETADTLAAVRGALEAGARVMGICNVQGSTLTRESHGTIFTHAGPEIGVASTKTFTTQLAALYLLAVYLAEVRGTITQETARHWLRQLQELPVKMERLMSKDDQLNDLSRELFRADDFLYLGRGVNFPIALEGALKLKEISYIHAEGYPAGEMKHGPNALIDEELPVVVVNTCDPESPASRQRYEKTLGNMVEVKARDGKVVAVVNEGDTEAAEIADHVIEVPRASEWIAPILSIIPLQLLAYHIAVRRGCDVDQPRNLAKSVTVE, from the coding sequence ATGTGTGGAATTATTGGCTATGTCGGCAACAAGCAAGTCGTCCCTGTCCTTCTGGATGGGTTAAGGCGTTTGGAATATCGCGGGTATGATTCAGCCGGCGTGGCTGTGGTTGATCACGGTCGGTTAGAGATTCGCCGCGCCGCTGGCAAGCTTCGCAATCTGGAAGAGGCCATCCGATTGAAGCCGCTCGATGGGTCATTCGGCATCGGTCATACGCGCTGGGCTACGCATGGGCGGCCGACCGAAGAGAATGCTCACCCGCATCGCGATTGCACGGGACAAGTGGTCGTCGTTCACAATGGAATCATTGAGAATTACTTGTCCCTGAAGAAAGCATTACAACGCCAGGACCACGTGTTCATCACCGAGACGGATACGGAAGTCATCGCACACCAGATTGAACAATTTCGTCGTGAAGGGATGGACTTGGAGCAAGCCGTGCGCGCCACCGTTGAGCAATTGCAGGGCATCTTTGCGCTGGCCATTCTCTCGGCTGATGTGCCACAGACGATCCTCGCTGCCCGGCAGGGGCCGCCTGTGGTCATCGGCATCGGCAAAGATGAATACTTTGTTGCGTCGGACATCCCGGCCATTCTTCCGCATACACGAGATGTCTGTTTTCTCGGTGATGGCGAGCTGGCCGTGCTTTCGCCTGAGGGCGTTCGGGTCACATCGTTTCAGGGCGATCCAGTGACGCCCGTGCGGCAGCGCATCAATTGGGACCCGATTCTGGCTGAGAAAGGCGGTTTCAAGCATTTCATGCTCAAGGAAATTTATGAGCAACCGCGCGCTGTGCGCGATACGATCAAGGATCGGCTCTCACTGGAGACTGGCAATGTATACCTGGACGAACTGGATATTTCGCCAGACGAATTCCGCCGATTCCGTGAGATGACCATCGTTGCATGCGGCACCAGTTTGCACGCCGCGATGTATGGCAGGTACATCATTGAGGAGTTAGCTCGGCTCCCAGTTCAGGTGGATTATGCCAGCGAATTTCGCTACCGCACGACGCTGATTGATGAGCATTCACTGGTGCTTGCCATTTCTCAGTCGGGTGAAACAGCTGATACATTAGCAGCCGTGCGTGGCGCGCTTGAAGCGGGCGCGCGTGTGATGGGCATCTGCAACGTGCAAGGCTCAACGCTGACGCGAGAATCGCATGGGACGATCTTCACGCACGCCGGCCCGGAAATCGGGGTGGCCTCGACCAAGACGTTCACCACACAACTGGCCGCGCTCTATCTGCTGGCTGTCTATTTGGCCGAAGTGCGTGGCACGATCACTCAGGAAACGGCACGCCACTGGTTGCGCCAACTTCAGGAATTGCCGGTGAAAATGGAGCGACTCATGTCCAAGGACGATCAGTTGAATGATCTATCGCGGGAATTGTTCCGCGCTGATGATTTTCTCTACTTGGGCCGTGGCGTCAATTTTCCTATTGCCTTAGAAGGCGCGCTCAAGCTCAAAGAGATTAGCTATATTCATGCCGAAGGCTATCCAGCCGGTGAGATGAAGCATGGTCCCAATGCTCTCATTGACGAGGAGCTGCCCGTCGTTGTCGTCAACACCTGCGACCCGGAATCACCGGCCTCACGGCAGCGGTATGAAAAAACGCTCGGCAATATGGTCGAAGTCAAAGCCAGAGATGGAAAGGTCGTGGCTGTTGTCAACGAAGGCGATACGGAAGCCGCTGAGATTGCCGATCATGTCATCGAAGTGCCGCGCGCCAGCGAATGGATTGCGCCCATTCTCTCGATCATTCCGCTACAATTGCTGGCCTATCACATTGCCGTGCGTCGCGGATGTGATGTAGACCAACCTCGCAATTTGGCCAAGTCAGTCACAGTCGAGTAA
- the selA gene encoding L-seryl-tRNA(Sec) selenium transferase — protein sequence MNTTTLQLLRAIPSVDAILQQAAFEQLAQRIGRAQLSACVREALDQLREDIRAGRVQADPDELMQTIERQIIARAERWRQLSLRPVVNATGVIIHTNLGRVPLSADAVRQVEMVARGYSNLEYDLEHGRRGQRDAHGEHWLTLLMDGHSAVVVNNNAAAVLLVLNTLAEGGEVIISRGELIEIGGSFRIPDIMLKSGCRLREVGTTNRTRLDDYEQAIGEQTRLLLRVHQSNFRISGFAERPSLQQLSALARRYDLPLYEDLGSGCFVDLAAWGIHDEPMVQTSLQAGVDLCSFSGDKLLGGPQCGIIVGKADMIRRLRANPLMRALRPDKMTLAALEATLRSYAVGRATEELPVLQMLSATPAEIRRRALRLIRRVRRRLADRVRLGLKSGHSLTGGGSAPDSVLPTTLITVEVPGVSAAQCQARLRAFHPPIICRIEDDLVLLDLRTVRPDEESVLLSALISVVNHAAVEPGS from the coding sequence ATGAACACCACAACGCTTCAGTTGTTGCGAGCCATCCCCTCTGTTGACGCGATACTGCAACAAGCGGCCTTTGAGCAGCTCGCTCAGCGCATTGGCCGTGCGCAACTCTCTGCCTGCGTGCGCGAGGCGCTCGATCAGCTTCGAGAAGACATTCGCGCCGGTCGTGTGCAAGCAGACCCTGATGAATTGATGCAGACGATCGAACGTCAAATCATCGCGCGGGCTGAGCGCTGGCGACAACTCTCGTTGCGTCCGGTGGTGAATGCTACCGGCGTGATCATTCACACGAATTTAGGGCGAGTGCCGTTGTCGGCGGATGCCGTCCGTCAGGTGGAGATGGTGGCGCGCGGTTACTCAAATCTGGAATACGATCTGGAGCATGGTCGGCGCGGTCAGCGCGATGCGCACGGCGAGCATTGGTTAACGCTGCTGATGGATGGTCATTCGGCTGTGGTGGTGAACAATAATGCTGCCGCCGTGCTGCTGGTGCTCAACACGCTGGCTGAAGGCGGCGAAGTGATCATCTCTCGCGGCGAATTGATTGAAATCGGCGGCTCGTTTCGTATCCCCGATATTATGCTCAAATCAGGCTGTCGGCTGCGAGAAGTCGGCACGACCAATCGCACGCGCCTGGATGACTACGAGCAAGCCATCGGCGAGCAGACCCGACTGCTGCTGCGCGTGCATCAGAGTAACTTTCGCATATCAGGGTTTGCTGAGCGACCGAGCTTACAGCAATTGTCAGCTTTGGCACGCCGCTACGACTTGCCGTTGTATGAAGACCTGGGCAGTGGGTGTTTCGTAGACCTGGCTGCATGGGGCATTCACGACGAGCCGATGGTTCAAACATCACTGCAAGCCGGCGTAGACCTCTGCTCATTCAGTGGCGACAAGCTGCTTGGCGGGCCTCAATGCGGCATCATCGTGGGCAAAGCAGATATGATTCGACGGCTGCGAGCCAATCCACTGATGCGCGCGTTGCGGCCTGACAAAATGACATTGGCGGCGCTCGAAGCCACGCTGCGGTCTTATGCGGTTGGTCGCGCTACCGAGGAGTTACCTGTTCTGCAAATGCTCAGCGCCACGCCGGCAGAGATTCGCCGTCGCGCGCTGCGCCTGATCCGCCGCGTCAGGCGCCGGTTGGCAGACCGCGTTCGGTTGGGATTGAAGTCCGGGCATTCACTCACCGGCGGCGGCTCAGCGCCTGATTCCGTCTTACCAACCACGTTGATTACAGTCGAAGTCCCCGGCGTATCGGCCGCCCAATGTCAAGCTCGATTGCGTGCCTTCCATCCACCCATCATCTGCCGTATCGAAGACGATCTCGTTCTGCTCGATCTACGAACGGTTCGGCCAGATGAAGAATCCGTCTTGCTTTCGGCGCTCATCAGCGTGGTCAATCACGCGGCTGTTGAACCAGGTAGTTAA